The following are encoded in a window of Pieris napi chromosome 23, ilPieNapi1.2, whole genome shotgun sequence genomic DNA:
- the LOC125061256 gene encoding 28S ribosomal protein S27, mitochondrial, with amino-acid sequence MFRSLRNKFLIKIPLINTPKNTFLTNEYKCANAWNSQVNSTVLTKVNLGDFYTSLDQNYSSKGTISAIDVDIFANAVRDGVYLEELKDLLHKLRLSGETGNTLESTHHATVRNFMEFGNIQELVDILKHPLNYGIFLDYYTANLLLDKLIKSQDYEMATNVAALIMLQEDYTNEITCSLCQYACYKFIIEHKPDNQEQPKEAEKNKKVEEIKIRIKFLRNPYFDDHFDIKDIKLLSGKTLACISKCFSDNVSNNLQILGWLFYKKYDKLSTLVDKLSQNNSFKVHKEVIDLLKLEASEESKECVDKCINLLSNVKVAEGNIEESIKNLVENAINKSQSKDISMQEKIFKDWEVMREQKLQEQIARLDRIKRVQAIEEKQNILQKEEQKLWFFENEEKIDLQIEEKEQMEDKSQIKSKTQDKSDVDYIPPEILPKRR; translated from the exons aTGTTCAGATCCTTaagaaataagtttttaatcaaaattccCCTTATAAATACaccaaaaaatacatttctaaCCAATGAATACAAATGTGCGAATGCTTGGAACTCTCAAGTAAATTCTACCGTATTAACGAAAGTTAATCTTGGCGATTTTTATACGAGTTTAGATCAGAATTATTCATCGAAAGGCACAATTAGCGCTATTGATGTTGACATTTTCGCTAATGCCGTAAGGGACGGCGTGTATCTCGAAGAGCTGAAAGATCTTTTGCATAAACTTAGATTATCAGGTGAAACAGGAAATACTTTGGAATCTACACATCATGCTACAGTCAGAAATTTCATGGAATTTGGCAATATACAAGAACTAGTAGATATTTTGAAACATCCTCTAAATTATGGTATATTTCTTGATTATTATACTGCAAATCTCTTATTGGATAAATTGATCAAATCTCAAGACTATGAGATGGCTACCAATGTTGCAGCACTTATAATGCTGCAGGAAGACTATACCAATGAGATTACTTGTTCTTTATGTCAGTATGCttgttacaaatttattattgaacatAAACCAGATAATCAAGAGCAGCCAAAAGaagcagaaaaaaataaaaaggttgAAGAGATTAAAATAAGGATTAAGTTCCTTCGCAATCCATATTTTGATGATCACTTTGACATTAAGGATATAAAGTTATTATCCGGAAAGACATTAGCTTGCATATCTAAATGTTTCTCTGATAATGTCAGTAACAATTTACAAATTCTAGGTTggcttttctataaaaaatatgataaactGTCTACTCTTGTTGATAAATTAAGtcaaaataattcatttaaagtACATAAAGAAGTGATTGATTTATTGAAGTTGGAGGCATCAGAAGAGTCAAAAGAATGTGTTGATAAATGCATAAACTTGCTAAGTAATGTCAAAGTGGCAGAGGGAAACATTGaagaatcaattaaaaatttagtaGAAAATGCAATTAATAAATCTCAAAGTAAAGATATATCCATGCAAgaaaag atttttAAAGATTGGGAAGTTATGCGAGAACAAAAACTGCAGGAGCAAATAGCCCGTTTGGATAGAATAAAGCGTGTGCAGGCTAtagaagaaaaacaaaacatattacAAAAGGAAGAGCAAAAATTGTGGTTCTTtgaaaatgaagaaaaaattGACCTTCAAATAGAAGAAAAGGAACAAATGGAAGATAAAAGTCAAATAAAGAGTAAAACTCAAGACAAATCTGATGTAGATTATATTCCTCCTGAAATTTTACCTAAGAGAAGGTGa
- the LOC125061252 gene encoding protein ANTAGONIST OF LIKE HETEROCHROMATIN PROTEIN 1-like, giving the protein MSNIMKKKKFVLAYYMYRKWKKERRVKKLWVHPMLSAREQYGEFHTLYEDLRKDEAKFCDYFRMNYKTFDKLLDLLNNKLQHTNTNMRASISAKERLVVTLRYLATGTSLADLEYRFRMGKSTLSVIIREVCSLIWSELYPNYMKMPCMNDWLEIADKFEVSANFPHCVGAVDGKHIRVIKPNKSGSMFLNYKHYFSIVLMAVADSGYNFIYINVGAYGKDCDSGVFKDTAFWHNMINNTLNLPGPASLPNTNIALPYVFVGDEAFALHQNFLRPYNSQQLDAEKSVFNYRLTRARRYVECTFGILANKWRIFHRPLNVSLDLAVDVVKACCLLQNFIHKEEGVKGVQESLTHTELEEFLPFDSTEIVPTTANDIRDKYKEYFNSEYGSVPWQNNYC; this is encoded by the exons ATGtctaatataatgaaaaaaaagaagtttGTGCTTGCTTACTATATGTATAGAAAATGGAAAAAAGAACGACGAGTTAAAAAGTTGTGGGTTCATCCTATGCTGTCGGCTCGGGAGCAATATGGTGAATTTCATACACTTTATGAAGATCTCCGAAAAGACGAGGCCAAGTTTTGTGATTATTTTCGAATGAATTACAAGacatttgataaattattagatttattaaataacaaactgcaacacacaaatacaaatatgcGAGCAAGTATATCTGCTAAGGAGAGATTGGTTGTTACATTGAG GTATTTAGCAACCGGAACTTCATTAGCCGATCTTGAATATCGTTTTAGAATGGGAAAATCAACTTTAAGCGTAATCATACGAGAAGTATGTTCTCTAATATGGTCTGAACTTTACccaaattatatgaaaatgcCATGTATGAACGATTGGCTAGAAATAGCAGATAAATTCGAAGTATCTGCTAATTTCCCTCATTGTGTCGGTGCTGTAGATGGAAAGCACATCAGAGtaattaaaccaaataaaagtGGATCGATGTTTTTGAactataaacattatttctcGATTGTATTGATGGCAGTCGCCGATAGTGGctacaactttatttatattaacgtCGGTGCTTATGGAAAGGATTGTGATTCAGGTGTATTTAAAGATACAGCTTTCTGGCACAACATGATTAACAATACTTTGAACTTGCCAGGACCTGCTTCCTTACCTAATACCAACATTGCTTTGCCATATGTATTCGTAGGCGATGAAGCATTTGCACTACATCAGAATTTTCTGCGCCCATATAATAGTCAACAGCTTGATGCAGAAAAATCCGTTTTTAATTATCGGTTAACAAGAGCGAGACGATATGTAGAATGTACCTTTGGGATACTGGCCAATAAATGGCGAATTTTTCATCGACCTTTAAACGTGTCATTGGATTTGGCTGTTGATGTTGTGAAAGCTTGTTGTTTActgcaaaattttatacacaaaGAGGAGGGTGTAAAAGGGGTGCAAGAATCTCTAACTCACACCGAGTTAGAGGAGTTTTTGCCATTTGATTCTACAGAAATAGTTCCCACAACAGCTAATGATATACGTGACAAATATAAGGAGTATTTTAATTCTGAATATGGCAGTGTACCAtggcaaaataattattgttaa
- the LOC125061225 gene encoding RNA polymerase II subunit A C-terminal domain phosphatase SSU72 yields the protein MSDLYFAVVCSSNMNRSMEAHAFLVKKGFKVKSFGTGEKVKLPGTSADRPNCYEFGVPYDDIYKDLMEKDKSYYTQNGLLHMLDRNRRIKPSPERFQASNEIFDVIITCEERVYDQVIEWFVSRKSICNQPVHIVNIDIQDNHEEATIGAFLISDMVTKMSQSDDLDNDIDELLHDFEAKCNRPILNSIMFY from the coding sequence atgagCGATTTATATTTCGCAGTGGTGTGTTCTTCAAACATGAACAGAAGCATGGAAGCCCATGCTTTTCTTGTAAAGAAAGgatttaaagtaaaatcatTTGGAACTGGGGAGAAAGTAAAACTTCCTGGTACTTCGGCTGATCGACCTAATTGTTACGAATTTGGTGTTCCTTATGATGATATCTACAAAGATTTAATGGAGAAAGATAAATCATATTACACACAAAATGGACTTTTGCATATGCTTGACCGAAATCGTCGGATTAAACCAAGCCCAGAGCGATTTCAAGCATCAAATGAAATTTTTGATGTAATCATAACATGCGAGGAAAGAGTTTATGACCAAGTCATTGAATGGTTTGTCTCCAGAAAATCTATTTGTAACCAGCCTGTCCATATAGTAAATATAGATATTCAAGATAATCATGAAGAAGCAACAATAGGTGCCTTTCTTATTAGTGATATGGTTACTAAAATGTCCCAAAGTGATGATTTAGACAATGATATTGACGAGCTGTTGCATGATTTTGAAGCAAAATGCAATAGACCCATATTAAATAgcataatgttttattaa